A genomic stretch from Aminobacter aminovorans includes:
- a CDS encoding peptidoglycan-binding domain-containing protein — MARSAKQAKRQVIEERSPLQDGVLALGGLIARNPVLVGGSTAFMVALFYVSANALWYQPYAHKGAFFSTRDAVEFPDMNQNAPETTIKIERPEEAAEVVRPLGDPRIERVQGILKDLAFYDGTVDGLNGPATRGAIQAYQKKVGMAATGEIDAQLLEQLGAADTTAGIAPRPTPRQQAVPAAAPRATPAPTPARAEPASDANISARIMKIQAGLKAFGNDGIEVDGVPGARTKSAIREFQALFGLPETGEPDPAVYVKMREIGLTN; from the coding sequence GTGGCCCGCTCCGCAAAGCAAGCTAAACGGCAGGTCATTGAGGAACGTAGCCCGCTGCAGGACGGCGTTCTGGCGCTCGGCGGGCTGATTGCCCGCAACCCGGTGCTGGTCGGCGGATCGACGGCGTTCATGGTGGCGCTGTTTTATGTCTCGGCGAATGCGCTGTGGTATCAGCCCTATGCCCACAAGGGCGCATTCTTCTCGACCCGCGATGCCGTCGAGTTTCCAGACATGAACCAAAACGCGCCCGAGACGACGATCAAGATCGAACGTCCTGAGGAGGCTGCGGAGGTCGTGCGCCCGCTGGGCGATCCGCGCATCGAACGGGTGCAAGGCATATTGAAGGACCTTGCGTTCTATGACGGCACTGTCGACGGGCTTAACGGGCCGGCAACGCGCGGCGCCATCCAGGCCTACCAGAAGAAGGTCGGCATGGCGGCGACTGGCGAAATCGACGCGCAGTTGCTCGAGCAACTGGGTGCTGCCGACACCACTGCCGGCATAGCGCCACGGCCGACGCCACGCCAACAGGCGGTGCCTGCAGCGGCGCCGAGGGCGACACCAGCCCCGACGCCCGCACGTGCCGAACCTGCATCCGACGCCAACATCAGCGCGCGCATCATGAAGATCCAGGCCGGGCTGAAAGCCTTCGGCAATGATGGCATCGAGGTCGACGGCGTTCCTGGTGCCAGGACTAAGTCGGCAATTCGCGAGTTCCAGGCTCTGTTCGGCCTGCCGGAAACCGGCGAACCCGACCCTGCCGTCTATGTCAAGATGCGCGAGATCGGCCTGACCAACTGA
- a CDS encoding Na+/H+ antiporter subunit E: protein MIPFRNELILALVWVAVSGSYSIPNLVFGFAVGWVVLFLVRDQLQTTKAVIRPVALLLLIALFIKELFLSAFRVARLVLSPRMDIKPGIFAYPLKVDRDFEITLLANLITLTPGTLSVDVSDDRRTLFVHGMDCSDPDQARRDISQGFERRILEAFR from the coding sequence ATGATCCCGTTCCGCAACGAACTGATACTGGCTCTCGTCTGGGTTGCTGTCTCGGGCAGCTATTCGATCCCCAATCTGGTCTTTGGATTTGCAGTCGGCTGGGTCGTCCTGTTTCTGGTGCGCGATCAGCTCCAGACCACCAAGGCTGTCATCCGCCCGGTTGCTTTGCTGTTGCTCATAGCTCTGTTCATCAAGGAGCTTTTCCTGTCGGCCTTCAGGGTTGCAAGGCTCGTTCTGTCGCCACGCATGGACATCAAGCCTGGTATCTTTGCCTATCCTTTGAAGGTCGACCGGGATTTCGAGATCACCTTGCTCGCTAATCTCATTACGCTGACCCCTGGCACCCTGTCGGTCGACGTCTCCGATGACCGACGTACTTTGTTCGTGCATGGCATGGACTGTTCGGACCCCGATCAGGCGCGGCGCGACATCAGCCAGGGGTTCGAGCGCAGAATACTGGAGGCATTCAGATGA
- a CDS encoding sensor histidine kinase, translating into MTRYGEFSGAMAGGCDRLVHPSADGTERGRQRRLVGLLLAAPFLVAGAGVFLVSANLGAASTFAVIFAAFSLSWLAALLIAATGKTGQIGGTSLVVATVAIAAIVAAAGGLTSPATLLVAALPLEALWVWRTRKAAKFGAIAAVIALLSQGFLGSMPFAEGAAVSAWHWLLPAAWLATFAARASAFLDRRVERQDAPADMLEKLLKAVVLRVAHNGDVTDVSEQARTMLRLQPELLLGTALFDRIHVADRVGYLCALADMRDGAQLREVELRLRLPKQNENDAGDNFQPFVLELMKAEGQSFVAVVRNNDTVSDLRDQLATAADAVKSAELAKSNFLAAVSHELRTPLNAIIGFSDMLLHEMFGGFKEPRQQEYVGIVRDSGQHLLDVVNSILDVTKIESGCYAITPEPFRFRDAVDMCASMLALQAQAKSLDLVVEVAAGTGEVKADRRAVQQMLINLVSNAVKFTPDGGRVEIGAKRLGSRLHFWVSDTGIGIARDDLSRLGTPFTQIQNDYTRRFEGTGLGLSLVKGLVALHDGTMSIESAPGEGTTVTISLPIEGPAYRPEPARGELMKLPAGRNKEMRSGPLRKAS; encoded by the coding sequence ATGACCAGATACGGTGAGTTTTCCGGCGCGATGGCCGGCGGCTGTGACCGGCTGGTCCATCCGTCGGCCGATGGCACCGAGCGTGGGCGGCAAAGGCGCCTTGTCGGCCTGCTGCTGGCCGCGCCCTTTCTGGTCGCCGGTGCGGGTGTGTTCCTGGTTTCGGCCAATCTCGGCGCGGCCTCGACCTTTGCCGTCATTTTCGCGGCCTTCAGCCTGAGCTGGCTCGCTGCCTTGCTGATTGCCGCCACGGGCAAGACCGGACAGATCGGCGGGACGTCGCTTGTCGTGGCAACGGTTGCCATTGCCGCGATCGTTGCCGCCGCGGGCGGACTGACGTCGCCGGCGACTTTGCTGGTCGCAGCACTTCCATTGGAGGCGCTGTGGGTCTGGCGCACGCGCAAAGCGGCCAAGTTCGGGGCAATCGCTGCTGTCATCGCTTTGCTGTCGCAAGGTTTTCTCGGCTCGATGCCTTTCGCCGAGGGTGCCGCGGTGTCCGCCTGGCATTGGCTTCTGCCAGCCGCCTGGCTTGCCACTTTCGCTGCTCGCGCCAGTGCCTTCCTCGATCGCCGCGTCGAACGGCAAGACGCACCCGCCGACATGCTGGAAAAGCTGCTCAAGGCAGTCGTGCTGCGCGTTGCCCACAATGGCGACGTGACCGACGTCTCCGAGCAGGCACGAACCATGCTCAGGCTGCAGCCGGAACTTTTGCTGGGAACGGCGCTTTTCGATCGCATCCACGTTGCGGATCGTGTCGGCTATCTCTGCGCGCTGGCAGACATGCGCGACGGCGCGCAGCTGCGTGAGGTCGAACTGCGCCTGCGCCTGCCCAAGCAGAACGAAAATGACGCCGGCGACAATTTCCAGCCTTTCGTGCTCGAACTGATGAAGGCCGAAGGCCAGTCGTTCGTCGCGGTCGTTCGCAACAACGACACGGTTTCCGATCTGCGTGACCAGCTGGCGACGGCTGCCGATGCGGTCAAGAGCGCCGAACTTGCCAAGAGCAACTTCCTGGCTGCCGTGAGCCATGAACTGCGGACGCCGCTGAATGCGATCATCGGTTTTTCCGACATGCTGCTGCACGAGATGTTCGGTGGCTTCAAGGAGCCGCGCCAGCAGGAATATGTCGGCATCGTCCGTGATTCCGGCCAGCACCTGCTCGACGTGGTGAATTCGATCCTCGACGTCACCAAGATCGAATCTGGCTGCTATGCGATCACCCCGGAGCCGTTCAGGTTCCGCGATGCGGTCGACATGTGCGCCTCGATGCTGGCGCTGCAGGCGCAGGCCAAGTCTCTTGACCTTGTGGTCGAGGTGGCCGCCGGCACCGGCGAGGTCAAGGCCGACCGGCGCGCCGTGCAGCAGATGCTGATCAACCTGGTCTCCAATGCGGTCAAGTTCACGCCCGATGGCGGCAGGGTCGAGATCGGCGCCAAGCGTCTCGGTTCGCGCCTGCATTTCTGGGTGTCCGATACGGGCATCGGCATTGCCCGGGACGACCTGTCGCGGCTGGGCACGCCCTTCACGCAGATCCAGAACGACTATACCCGCCGCTTCGAAGGCACCGGCCTCGGGCTGTCGCTGGTCAAGGGTCTGGTTGCCCTGCACGATGGCACGATGTCGATCGAGAGCGCACCGGGCGAAGGAACGACTGTCACCATCAGCCTGCCCATCGAGGGCCCTGCCTACCGGCCCGAGCCTGCGCGGGGCGAGTTGATGAAGCTTCCTGCTGGCAGGAACAAGGAGATGCGCAGTGGCCCGCTCCGCAAAGCAAGCTAA
- a CDS encoding DUF1214 domain-containing protein codes for MLKQSLLIVLALAVAVGGGAASVGMVLNSQEGIGAVSVGPWTAFPDIGTPEADPYSKARVARDGVLALGRAEGLSFVADRDSTGVSLKSECSYRIEGSLPVARFWTLYATDTAHIALKSGIRRDASLHSLEVLRQPDNSISVSVGTRPGPGNWLAVAGVGAMNLVLTFYDTPIASSTGLSGIEMPRIVRVQCNA; via the coding sequence ATGCTGAAACAATCGCTCCTGATCGTTCTCGCCCTCGCTGTCGCCGTCGGCGGCGGTGCTGCCAGCGTCGGCATGGTGCTGAACTCGCAGGAGGGCATCGGCGCCGTGTCGGTCGGACCATGGACCGCCTTTCCCGATATCGGCACGCCTGAAGCCGATCCCTATTCCAAGGCGCGTGTCGCGCGCGACGGCGTGCTGGCACTTGGCCGCGCCGAGGGCCTCAGCTTTGTCGCCGATCGCGACTCCACCGGCGTCAGCTTGAAGAGCGAATGCAGCTACCGTATCGAGGGTTCGCTGCCGGTCGCGAGGTTCTGGACGCTTTATGCGACCGACACGGCGCATATAGCGCTCAAGTCAGGCATCCGCCGCGACGCATCACTGCATTCGCTCGAAGTGCTGCGGCAGCCTGACAACTCCATCAGCGTGTCGGTCGGGACGCGGCCGGGGCCGGGCAACTGGCTCGCCGTTGCAGGCGTCGGCGCCATGAACCTGGTGCTGACCTTCTACGACACGCCCATCGCCAGCAGCACCGGCCTGTCCGGCATCGAAATGCCGCGCATCGTCAGGGTTCAGTGCAATGCGTAG
- a CDS encoding DUF2336 domain-containing protein, producing MSASDFRQIAIGRETGKPERLFRAAVSAFCALPRPSRREIAQLEDLTLPLFDKVSVEARRYVAAALSESEYAPFGLVRKLCDEPVDIAAPLLVRSPILSDVTLISLIGRHGLPHARAIARRPNLHQTIADLIRVLERPRLVYPEGAKQQEPAAKAAPATGAIAATDMSNAPHPGELAENVRRKLRAMMTPAAQHQAVTDEERVPAYDKLKATALTGNDTFFQTALADALEIDLLAARSITEKSGYSSLIDALKALDLAEEQAFLLAASILPGQFAHAESVRLFLQRYRALHRDVALDRVRDWKAASVGARIRSNAERLQPRNSSSTPKGGQLKAS from the coding sequence GTGTCAGCATCGGACTTCAGGCAAATTGCCATCGGACGCGAAACCGGTAAGCCAGAACGGCTGTTCCGGGCAGCGGTCTCAGCCTTCTGTGCCCTGCCCCGGCCGTCGCGCCGCGAAATCGCCCAGCTCGAAGACCTGACGCTCCCGCTGTTCGACAAGGTCTCGGTCGAGGCACGCCGGTACGTCGCTGCGGCACTTTCGGAAAGCGAATACGCGCCGTTCGGTCTGGTCCGCAAACTCTGCGACGAACCTGTCGACATCGCAGCACCGCTGCTTGTCCGCTCGCCGATCCTTTCCGATGTCACCCTTATCTCGTTGATCGGCCGCCACGGCCTGCCGCATGCGCGTGCGATTGCCCGTCGTCCGAACCTCCACCAGACGATCGCCGATCTGATCCGGGTGCTCGAGCGCCCGCGCCTGGTTTATCCGGAAGGCGCCAAGCAGCAGGAGCCGGCCGCCAAAGCAGCGCCAGCGACCGGAGCGATCGCTGCAACCGACATGTCCAATGCCCCACACCCCGGCGAGCTCGCCGAAAATGTCCGCCGCAAGCTGCGCGCGATGATGACGCCTGCCGCACAGCACCAGGCAGTGACGGACGAGGAGCGCGTACCGGCCTACGACAAGCTCAAGGCAACGGCGCTGACAGGCAACGACACCTTCTTCCAGACCGCACTCGCCGACGCGTTGGAAATCGATCTTCTTGCCGCCCGCTCGATCACCGAGAAGTCAGGCTACTCCTCGCTCATCGACGCGCTCAAGGCCCTCGACCTGGCGGAAGAGCAGGCCTTCTTGCTCGCCGCCTCCATCCTGCCCGGTCAATTCGCCCATGCGGAATCTGTCAGGCTGTTCCTGCAGCGCTACCGCGCCCTGCACCGCGACGTAGCGCTTGATCGCGTTCGCGACTGGAAGGCTGCGTCGGTCGGTGCCCGCATCCGCAGCAATGCCGAGCGCCTGCAGCCGAGGAACAGCTCCTCGACGCCGAAAGGCGGACAGCTCAAGGCGTCGTAA
- a CDS encoding DUF5330 domain-containing protein, giving the protein MGFLIRTAFWFSLVLLLLPLGTGPNGENSVSPLQAIFAAREAVGDLAGICERKPDVCETGKAAMQTIGVRARESARIAYQALDQQFGQPDTATQTGSVPEAAVVPTAKPEAAVVPTPKPVAPAN; this is encoded by the coding sequence ATGGGCTTTCTCATCAGGACCGCATTCTGGTTCTCGCTCGTCCTTCTGCTTTTGCCGCTCGGCACCGGGCCAAATGGCGAGAACAGCGTGAGCCCGTTGCAGGCGATCTTCGCCGCGCGCGAAGCCGTCGGCGACCTTGCCGGCATCTGCGAGCGCAAGCCGGATGTTTGCGAAACGGGCAAGGCCGCGATGCAGACCATCGGTGTCAGGGCCCGCGAAAGCGCCCGCATCGCCTACCAAGCGCTCGACCAGCAGTTTGGTCAGCCCGATACGGCAACGCAGACCGGCAGCGTGCCCGAGGCTGCTGTCGTGCCGACCGCGAAGCCTGAGGCTGCCGTTGTGCCGACTCCAAAGCCTGTGGCTCCGGCCAACTGA
- a CDS encoding SufE family protein: MTASIDTIRDDFSFLEEWEDRYRYVIELGEALPSFPESAQTDTNKVQGCVSQVWLVTHLGEGSDPVIRFEGYSDAHIVRGLVAIMLALFSGHRASEIKTIDAEATLKELGLNEHLSPQRANGLRSMVKRIKRDAEAALHQVA, translated from the coding sequence ATGACGGCCTCGATCGACACCATCCGCGACGACTTCTCGTTCCTCGAGGAATGGGAGGACCGCTATCGCTATGTCATCGAGCTGGGCGAAGCGCTTCCATCCTTTCCGGAAAGCGCCCAGACCGACACCAACAAGGTGCAAGGCTGCGTCAGCCAGGTATGGCTGGTGACCCATCTCGGCGAAGGCAGCGATCCGGTCATCCGCTTCGAGGGCTATTCCGACGCACATATCGTGCGCGGTCTGGTTGCCATCATGCTTGCGCTGTTTTCGGGACATCGCGCCAGCGAGATCAAGACCATCGACGCCGAGGCGACGCTGAAGGAGCTCGGCCTCAACGAGCATCTGTCGCCCCAGCGCGCCAATGGCCTGCGTTCGATGGTCAAGCGCATCAAGCGTGATGCCGAGGCAGCACTCCACCAGGTCGCCTGA
- a CDS encoding cation:proton antiporter, protein MMSGTAFLNAAAIFALGVLTISFLLVVVRVVKGPSLPDRILALDMLVAVAIGFIAVLGVRSGFTLYVDIAIALGLVGFLATVAFARFVISGGIDAKNEEAEEDRR, encoded by the coding sequence ATGATGTCTGGAACTGCTTTCCTGAATGCAGCTGCGATCTTTGCGCTCGGCGTTCTCACCATCTCGTTTCTGCTTGTCGTGGTCCGCGTGGTGAAGGGGCCGTCCTTGCCGGACCGGATCCTGGCGCTCGACATGCTTGTTGCCGTTGCTATCGGTTTTATTGCCGTGCTCGGAGTACGTTCTGGCTTCACATTGTATGTCGATATCGCCATTGCGCTTGGTCTAGTCGGCTTCCTGGCGACAGTTGCCTTCGCACGCTTCGTGATCAGCGGCGGCATTGATGCCAAGAACGAAGAAGCCGAAGAGGATAGGCGATGA
- a CDS encoding MucR family transcriptional regulator, whose translation MDTSETPATNNDTLIELTADVVAAYVSNNPVPVGELPGLIADVHAALGRVGNVTETPPADKQKPAVNPKRSVHDDYIICLEDGKKFKSLKRHLMTHYNMTPDQYREKWGLDASYPMVAPNYAAARSQLAKKMGLGRKRKAK comes from the coding sequence ATGGATACTTCCGAAACGCCTGCAACCAACAATGACACGCTGATTGAGTTGACCGCCGATGTGGTGGCTGCCTATGTCAGCAACAATCCAGTTCCGGTGGGAGAACTTCCGGGCCTGATCGCAGATGTCCACGCAGCTCTCGGCCGCGTTGGCAATGTCACCGAGACGCCGCCAGCCGACAAGCAGAAGCCGGCCGTCAATCCTAAGCGCTCGGTACATGACGACTACATCATCTGCCTTGAAGACGGTAAGAAGTTCAAATCGTTGAAGCGTCACTTGATGACGCACTACAACATGACCCCCGACCAGTATCGCGAGAAGTGGGGCCTTGACGCCAGCTATCCGATGGTGGCGCCCAACTACGCAGCTGCGCGCTCGCAGCTCGCCAAGAAGATGGGCCTCGGCCGCAAGCGCAAGGCCAAGTAA
- a CDS encoding DUF1491 family protein, translated as MRLTTDFWVSALLRRVFGEGGFGAILNRGALEAGAVFILTRDRFGRSNLYGPAPQTSYDMARPGERQFSLLESDDDGAAIEKRLERERRFDPDIWVVEIEPGKTEIVDLVSLTTP; from the coding sequence ATGCGTCTAACCACTGATTTTTGGGTGTCGGCCCTGCTGCGTCGCGTCTTCGGCGAGGGTGGTTTTGGCGCGATCCTCAATCGTGGGGCGCTGGAAGCAGGTGCCGTCTTCATCCTCACCCGCGATCGTTTCGGCCGGTCGAACCTTTACGGGCCGGCACCGCAGACCAGCTATGACATGGCACGGCCGGGCGAACGCCAGTTCAGCCTGCTTGAAAGCGATGATGACGGCGCGGCGATCGAGAAGCGGCTCGAGCGCGAGCGGCGTTTCGATCCCGACATCTGGGTGGTCGAGATCGAGCCTGGCAAGACCGAGATCGTCGACCTCGTTTCGCTTACGACGCCTTGA
- the mnhG gene encoding monovalent cation/H(+) antiporter subunit G, whose protein sequence is MIDGAADYLAGVLIIVGALFALVASVGLLRLPDVYTRMHAASKAGTVGSCMMLIALAVHIGEPATALRALAGVVFFLLTAPISAHLLAKAAYSAGYRMWQGAVTDDLAETAAVAKKNRSIGTEG, encoded by the coding sequence ATGATCGACGGGGCAGCCGATTATCTGGCCGGAGTTCTCATCATTGTAGGCGCGTTGTTTGCGCTGGTCGCATCTGTCGGGTTGTTGCGACTTCCCGATGTCTATACGCGCATGCATGCAGCATCGAAGGCCGGCACGGTAGGATCTTGCATGATGCTGATTGCGCTTGCTGTGCATATCGGTGAACCCGCAACGGCACTGCGGGCGCTGGCTGGTGTGGTGTTCTTCCTGTTGACTGCGCCTATCTCGGCCCATCTGCTTGCCAAGGCGGCTTATTCGGCCGGTTATCGCATGTGGCAGGGCGCAGTGACCGACGATTTGGCTGAAACGGCTGCCGTGGCAAAGAAGAACCGATCGATTGGCACTGAAGGTTGA
- a CDS encoding transglycosylase domain-containing protein: MENPIPPRKKRGRISAGLLALDAWLDSSLYELRFRAQQFWENATIFFRRFRVKGWRRGVIEVLSESFTMAAGGSVVMLALAMPAFQETTGNWRNQDDFAVTFLDRYGNEIGQRGIIQRDSVPVDEMPDHVIKAVLATEDRRFFEHYGIDFLGLIRAMSENVRANSVVQGGSSLTQQLAKNLFLTNERTVERKVKEAFLSIWLESNLSKKEILQLYLDRAYMGGGTFGIAAAADFYFGKQVKDLNLAEAAMLAGLFKAPTKYAPHINLPAARARANVVLSNLVQAGFMTEGQVLSARLHPADIVDRGDRKSPDYFLDWAFDEVKKIAAKSGIHSLVARTTIDMNIQKAAEESVEFHLRQFGKEYHVTEGAVVVIESNGAVRAIVGGRDYGASQFNRATRAQRQTGSSFKPYVYATAMENGFKPESVISDGPISWGAWSPKNYTRGYSGRMTLSTALIKSINTVPVRLAKDHLSIPPIKAMAEAMGVESPVSSHKTMVLGTSGLTVMDQATGYSVLAQDGIVGTRHGITQLVTHSGQLVYDYSKDAPPPHRVLSEQAVASMNSIMVQIPEVGTARKAALPNIRSAGKTGTTQSYRDAWYIGYTGNYTAAVWLGNDDFSTTNNMTGGSLPAMVWQRFMAYAHQNIDLKPIPGIKDPYVDPAAIAKAEEAAKNGPQQAVDTSDRPPVLSSTTTRALRDIADVFHKAPAIAAPPEPETLSAL; encoded by the coding sequence ATGGAAAATCCCATCCCACCGCGCAAGAAAAGAGGCCGCATCTCGGCCGGTCTGCTGGCACTCGATGCCTGGCTCGACTCTTCGCTGTATGAACTCCGCTTCCGGGCGCAGCAGTTCTGGGAAAATGCGACGATCTTCTTCCGCCGCTTCCGCGTCAAAGGCTGGCGTCGCGGCGTCATCGAGGTGCTGAGCGAATCCTTCACCATGGCCGCCGGCGGCTCTGTGGTGATGCTGGCGCTGGCCATGCCGGCATTCCAGGAAACCACCGGCAATTGGCGCAACCAGGACGACTTCGCCGTCACCTTCCTCGATCGCTACGGCAACGAGATCGGCCAGCGCGGCATCATCCAGCGCGACTCGGTGCCGGTCGACGAGATGCCGGACCACGTCATCAAGGCGGTGCTGGCGACAGAAGACCGGCGCTTCTTCGAACATTACGGCATCGATTTCCTCGGCCTTATCCGCGCCATGTCGGAAAACGTCCGGGCCAACTCCGTCGTCCAGGGCGGCTCGAGCCTGACGCAGCAGCTGGCCAAGAACCTGTTCCTCACCAACGAGCGCACCGTCGAGCGCAAGGTCAAGGAAGCCTTCCTGTCGATCTGGCTCGAATCGAACCTGTCGAAAAAAGAGATCCTGCAGCTCTATCTCGACCGCGCCTATATGGGCGGCGGCACGTTCGGCATTGCGGCGGCGGCCGACTTCTACTTCGGCAAGCAGGTCAAGGACCTCAACCTCGCCGAAGCGGCGATGCTGGCAGGCCTGTTCAAGGCGCCGACCAAATACGCCCCCCACATCAACCTTCCCGCTGCCCGCGCCCGCGCCAACGTCGTGCTCAGCAATCTCGTGCAGGCGGGTTTCATGACCGAGGGCCAGGTGCTGTCGGCGCGGCTGCATCCCGCCGACATCGTCGACCGCGGTGACCGCAAGAGCCCTGACTACTTCCTCGACTGGGCTTTCGACGAGGTCAAGAAGATCGCGGCGAAGTCGGGCATCCACTCGCTGGTTGCCCGCACCACCATCGACATGAACATCCAGAAGGCGGCCGAAGAGTCGGTCGAGTTCCATCTGCGCCAGTTCGGCAAGGAATACCACGTCACCGAAGGTGCGGTCGTCGTCATCGAGTCCAATGGCGCGGTCCGCGCCATCGTCGGCGGACGTGACTATGGTGCCAGCCAGTTCAACCGCGCCACCAGGGCGCAGCGCCAGACCGGCTCGTCGTTCAAGCCCTATGTCTATGCCACCGCCATGGAAAACGGCTTCAAGCCGGAATCGGTCATCTCGGACGGGCCGATCAGTTGGGGGGCCTGGTCACCCAAGAACTATACCCGCGGCTATTCCGGACGGATGACGCTTTCGACGGCGCTGATCAAGTCGATCAACACCGTGCCCGTGCGCCTTGCCAAGGACCATTTGTCGATCCCGCCGATCAAGGCGATGGCCGAGGCGATGGGCGTCGAATCTCCTGTCAGCTCGCACAAGACGATGGTGCTCGGCACGTCGGGCCTGACGGTGATGGACCAGGCGACGGGCTACAGCGTGCTGGCGCAGGACGGTATCGTCGGCACCCGCCATGGCATCACCCAGCTCGTCACCCATTCCGGCCAGCTCGTCTACGACTACAGCAAGGATGCGCCGCCGCCACACCGCGTGCTGTCCGAGCAGGCGGTCGCCTCGATGAACTCGATCATGGTGCAGATCCCCGAAGTCGGCACGGCGCGCAAGGCAGCGCTGCCCAACATCCGCTCCGCCGGCAAGACGGGCACCACCCAGTCCTACCGCGACGCCTGGTATATCGGCTACACCGGCAACTACACGGCCGCCGTCTGGCTCGGCAACGACGACTTCTCGACCACCAACAACATGACCGGCGGCTCGCTGCCGGCCATGGTCTGGCAGCGCTTCATGGCCTACGCCCACCAGAACATCGACCTCAAGCCGATCCCCGGCATCAAGGATCCCTATGTCGATCCTGCCGCCATCGCCAAGGCCGAGGAAGCTGCCAAGAACGGGCCGCAGCAGGCCGTGGACACCTCCGATCGTCCCCCGGTCCTTTCCAGCACCACGACGCGCGCCCTGCGCGATATCGCCGACGTTTTCCACAAGGCGCCGGCAATCGCAGCACCGCCCGAACCCGAGACGCTGTCGGCGCTGTGA
- a CDS encoding DUF1254 domain-containing protein, whose amino-acid sequence MRRLFHALAIGLIGAGIAHIVILLLVPSFSERDAWSRLAMVAGPNKVVRLDKEIGGTPVVKALDPSFFEAACRFDLTEGVVRIDNAGKVPYWSASVYDRSGQNIYSFNDRTATDGNLDFVVLTPAQMIDLRKELPTEFEKSIFVETPIDEGIVVVRVFVPDDSWKPTVSRFLDGINCDIQ is encoded by the coding sequence ATGCGTAGGCTTTTTCATGCCCTGGCGATCGGTCTTATCGGTGCCGGCATCGCCCACATCGTCATCCTGCTTCTGGTGCCGAGTTTCTCCGAGCGCGATGCATGGTCACGTCTGGCCATGGTCGCCGGCCCCAACAAGGTCGTCCGTCTCGACAAGGAGATTGGCGGCACGCCGGTGGTGAAGGCGCTCGATCCATCCTTCTTTGAAGCCGCCTGCCGCTTCGACCTGACGGAAGGCGTCGTCCGCATCGACAATGCCGGCAAGGTCCCCTACTGGTCGGCCTCGGTCTATGACCGCAGCGGGCAGAACATCTACAGCTTCAACGACCGCACCGCGACCGACGGCAATCTCGATTTCGTCGTGCTCACGCCGGCGCAGATGATCGACCTGCGCAAGGAACTGCCGACCGAATTCGAGAAATCGATTTTCGTCGAAACGCCCATCGACGAAGGCATCGTCGTGGTCCGCGTCTTTGTGCCCGACGACAGCTGGAAGCCGACGGTCTCGCGCTTCCTCGACGGCATCAACTGCGACATCCAGTAA